Below is a window of Elusimicrobiales bacterium DNA.
GCATCCTCAAGCCTTGCCAGGACGCGGGATTCCAGATACGGCGGCTCCTCCGCGACGCGAACGCCGGCGAACCAGTTATCCGCCTTAGCGGCGGCCTGATTGAGCCGGGCGCAGCCGGAGCAGCCGCAGCCGTCTCCGGCGCGGAAGCTTTCCGCCAGCAAATTCAAAATCTGTTTTTCGTGCTCGTTCATAACCCGGCCTCACCCATTAGACGCGGCGGCGCCATCAAAAGTTCCATGCGCCTTTTCCTCCTCCGGCATAAGCCCGCGCAGGACAAGCAAAAGCTCCTCGCGCGCGCGGAAAATCCGGGATTTGACGGTGCCGGAGGGTATTGCCAGAATTTCCGCGATTTCGTCATAAGACAGGCCGGACACCTCTCGCAACGCAAGCAGCGAGCGCTGCTGCGGCTCCAGCTTTGCCATGGCGGCTTCCACAAGCAGCTTGTCGGCCAGGCGGGAGGTTTCGGCCTCGCCGGAGCCGGAGGGCAGGGCATTCTCGCCGCCGCGCGCCTCGGCCAGGGCGTCAAGCGAATCCTCGGAGCGGGTTTTCCTGCGCCGCAGCAGGTCTATGCAGCGGTTGGAGGCGATACGGTACACCCAGGTGGAGAATTTACTGCGCCCCTCGAAACTTTCCAGCTCGGAGCAGATTTTGACAAGGGTATCCTGCGCGGCATCTTCGGCCAGAGCGGCGTCGGCCAGCATGGACAGGCAAAATCTGTACACTGGCCGCGAGATGTCCGTTATTATTGTGTTAAGCGCCCGGTTGTCGCCGTCAGCCGCAGTCGCGAGCAATGAGGCCGGCGGCTCCGGAATAGTGTTCACCTGTAATATTCTATCACAAAACGGAGAGGGGCTGGAAAATGGTAATATTGGGGAAGCCTAGGAGGTGCGCATATGCGTATTGCCAAACGGATATTCCTGTTTATAGCGGTAAACCTGCTGGTGCTGGTTACCCTGTCCATCACTTTAAGCCTGCTTGGCGTAGGCCATTATATCGGCGCGCAGGGCATCAATTACGGCGCGCTGGCGGTTTTCTGCCTTGTCTGGGGCATGGGCGGGGCTTTTATTTCGCTTGCGCTGTCGCGCCTGATGGCCAAATGGATGATGGGCGTGCAGGTGATAGACCCCGACAATGCGCCGCCGGAATTGGCGGAACTCGCCGGCATGGTGCACCGCCTTGCGCGCGCCGCCAACCTGCCGAAAATGCCGGAGGTCGGCATTTACGAAAGCCCCGAACCCAACGCCTTCGCCACCGGCCCGACCAGAAGCCGCGCACTGGTGGCCGTGTCCACCGGGCTGCTGGGCGCGATGGACAAAAAACAGACAGAGGCCGTCCTTGCCCACGAGATAAGCCATGTCGCCAACGGCGATATGGTTACCATGACGCTGCTTCAGGGCGTCATCAACGCGATAGTGATGTTTTTGGCGCGCATAATCGCCTTTGCCGCCAGCCAGCAGGTGAAAGAGGACATGAGACCGCTTATCCGCTTCCTCATAACCCTGGCTTTGGAAATACTGCTCAGCCTGCTCGGCTCCATTGTGGTGATGTGGTTTTCGCGCCGGCGCGAATTCGCGGCGGACAGCGGCGCGGCGAAACTCTCCGGCGCGCGCAACATGATTTCCGCGCTGGAAGCGCTGGAGCGCGCCATTGATTTCCGCGACCCGCGCCAGCCGGAATCCCTTGCCACCCTGAAAATTTCCGGC
It encodes the following:
- a CDS encoding RNA polymerase sigma factor, whose translation is MNTIPEPPASLLATAADGDNRALNTIITDISRPVYRFCLSMLADAALAEDAAQDTLVKICSELESFEGRSKFSTWVYRIASNRCIDLLRRRKTRSEDSLDALAEARGGENALPSGSGEAETSRLADKLLVEAAMAKLEPQQRSLLALREVSGLSYDEIAEILAIPSGTVKSRIFRAREELLLVLRGLMPEEEKAHGTFDGAAASNG
- the htpX gene encoding protease HtpX; translated protein: MRIAKRIFLFIAVNLLVLVTLSITLSLLGVGHYIGAQGINYGALAVFCLVWGMGGAFISLALSRLMAKWMMGVQVIDPDNAPPELAELAGMVHRLARAANLPKMPEVGIYESPEPNAFATGPTRSRALVAVSTGLLGAMDKKQTEAVLAHEISHVANGDMVTMTLLQGVINAIVMFLARIIAFAASQQVKEDMRPLIRFLITLALEILLSLLGSIVVMWFSRRREFAADSGAAKLSGARNMISALEALERAIDFRDPRQPESLATLKISGKPRSGIARLFASHPSIDERIAALKTLG